The region TCGAGCAGGATCACGTGCTCGAGCGCGGGGCAGTCCTCGCGGATCTCCTCGATCTTCGCGAGCTGATCCCGGTCTTCCACAAACACAGCGCGCGCCTCGGAGTGGTCGAGCACGTACCTGCACTCGCCGGGCGAGTTCGTGTGGTAGATCGGCGCCACGGTGGCGCCGGCCATGAGCGCTCCGAGGTCGGCGAGCGTCCACTCGGGACGAGTGTTCGACAGGATCGACACGCGATCCCCTCGCTCGATCCCGAGGGCCATGAGGCCCTTGGCGATCTCGCGTACCTCGTCGCCGAATGCCCGGTACGAGATGTCAATCCAAGCGCCGTCGTCCTTGTAGCGGAGCGCCGTCGCGCGGTACGTGTCGGCCACGCGCGGCACCAGCTCGGTGAGCGTGGTGGCGCCCGAGCCGCTCCTCACGTGCTCCCCCGGGGGGCTATTCGCTATGTGCGGTGCGGTGGTCATGGGGTCCCTCAATTCGGCTTGTGGCGAATGGTTGTGGCGGGCGGGCCGGCCGGCCTGCCATCACCGAAGTGGACGCGCGGGACGAAGCGCGAAAGTCTCCGCGGCAGCCACCAGTTGAAGCGGCCGAGCATCGCGATCGTGGCCGGCATCAGGAAGAGCCTGACGACGATCGCGTTGATGAGGACGGCCACGAGCATTCCGACGGACAGCTCGCGCACGATCGTGAGCAGCGACGGTGTGAACAGCAGCGCCGCCGCCAGCATCGGCACAGTGAGGGCGGTAACGATCGCCCAGGTGTGGTTCAGCCCGTACAGGCTCGCGTCGGCGGGGTGCCCGGCGTCGTAGCGCTCACGCGCCCTGCTCAGCACGAACACCTCGTAGACCTGCGAGATACCGAGCACCACCGTCACGATCGAGATGATCGTCACCGGGTCCGTGAGCCCGGGGCCGCCGAGCGGCGGGTTGTCGCCGTTGAACAGGAGGGTGAGCACTCCGAACGTCGCGCCCGCGGTGGCCAGGTTGATCGCCACCGCCACGAGCGGGAGGATCATCGACCGCGTGATCGTGAGCAGGAGCAGGTAGGTGAACAGCGAGATCCCGATGATCACCGCCGGCACCTTCGACGCCGCGACGTCGTGGTACTGGATCAGCGACGCGGCGTTGCCGCCCACCGCGGCCTCGGTTCCCGTTGCCCTGGCGAACGTTGCCGCCGAGGCGCTGAGCCTGTCACCGAGCGCCTGGGTGCGCGGATCGTTCACGCCGTACTTCGGCGTGACCGTGATCCTGCCGGCCGCTCCGCCCTGCTCGACGTTCACCGTGAAGCCGGCCGCCTGGCGTGACGCGGCGGGCGCGCCCTGCAGTGCGGCGAGGACGAAGTAGCCCGAGTCGAACAGCCGCGGCGACTGCCGCTTCAGCTGCGTGAGCGCGGCCGTTGACGGGATGGTCGCCCGCGAGTGGATCACCGCCTTGGTGATCGTGTCCATGCCGCTCGAGAGCGGCGCGCTCTGGCTGTAACCACCCGAGAGGCCGCTGGCGAGCTGGCCGGTTCCGCTGTGGAGCTGAGCCAGCCCCGCCTGGAGCTGACCGGCGCCATCCGCGAGCTGCGTGAGGCCCGCTGCCAGGCCCGCGTTGCCGCCGGCGAGCTGCGAATTACCGCTCGCGAGCTGCTGGGCCCCGGCGTGGAGCTGCGTCAGGCCGCCGCGCAGCTTGATCAGGTTCTGCTCGACCGCCTGAACGGCGGCGGAGCTGCCACCCACGTTTGTGGCCGCCGTGCCCAGTCCTGCGGCCAGCGCGGCGCTCGAGGATTGAGCGCGAGCCACGGCGGCCGCGGCCGCCGGGTACTGCGGGTCGCTCTTGCCGGTGGTCATCGCGTCGAGCGCGGCTGCCGCGGAACTCACGTCCGCGTTCACAGCCTTCGCGCTGTTCGCGAGGCTGCTCACGTCATTCGCCGCGGCCGACAGCCCGCCCGCGATGCTGTGGAGCACGGGCAGGCCCGCGACCACGCCCGCCTCGGCGGTCCCAAGGCCTCCGGAGAGATCCTTCGCGCCGGCGGCGGCAGCAGCGGAGCCGGCCTTCAGCTGGTTGGCACCCACGAGTGCCTGCTCGAGCCCCGAGTGGAGCTGCGCCGAGCCGGACACCGCCTGGCCCGAACCGCTGTTCAGCTGCGAGGCGCCGCTCGCGGCTGCCGCCAGGCCCGCACGCAACTGGTTCACACCGCCTCCCGCCTGCCCCAGGCCGGCGATCAGCGTCTTCAAATCCTTCTTGCTCTTCTTGGCGGTCTTGGCCGCGGTGTTCAATCCCTGCGGAACACCCTGGAGCTGGTTCGCATTGCTGACGATCACGCCAGGTCCCACCACGGAAGCCACGGCGGGATCCTTCGCGATCGCCTTCTGGTAGCGGGCGAGCTCTCCGAGGAACTGCCGGGTGGTGATCGTCCCCTGCTTCTTCACCACGATCACCTCGAACGGGGTCACGAAGCCGGGCCCCATCTCGCGCGCCACCGTCTCGTAGTTCTGGCGCGCGGTGTTGTCCTTCGGCAGGATCTTCGGATCCGGCGGACCGGAGCT is a window of Thermoleophilaceae bacterium DNA encoding:
- a CDS encoding MMPL family transporter, producing the protein MIRLANIAVRRPKTTLIAWLLFFGVLGFIGTRVEHHLSPSILVVKGTESSRAQDIARSRFGNSQLVPILLKGPAAQLDKQGPALVNQLRARHDTRVLSPWDKTGGTEALRPKPTVATIVTAVEQSEKTVANTIQPQIDRTVRANIHAPVTSYVTGQPSIDRALRHEAVYTTRTAVLIALPVVFVLVTLLFGSPMLGALVAAFSGTVLAAGFGLTALVARAIDVDPVALAGAAVLGLALSSAFGLLMIARYREEVGDAAALRDERETATRSAISGTGRTVLLAGTAVVITMIIATMLSTTEILNSVGIGATILAGLAAVAAVGVLPAVLVLGGHRLDKFSFVGLGDRIRAHLPKRVPGGIIKHPAVVGIAAFALLAVLAAPTLGLSSGPPDPKILPKDNTARQNYETVAREMGPGFVTPFEVIVVKKQGTITTRQFLGELARYQKAIAKDPAVASVVGPGVIVSNANQLQGVPQGLNTAAKTAKKSKKDLKTLIAGLGQAGGGVNQLRAGLAAAASGASQLNSGSGQAVSGSAQLHSGLEQALVGANQLKAGSAAAAAGAKDLSGGLGTAEAGVVAGLPVLHSIAGGLSAAANDVSSLANSAKAVNADVSSAAAALDAMTTGKSDPQYPAAAAAVARAQSSSAALAAGLGTAATNVGGSSAAVQAVEQNLIKLRGGLTQLHAGAQQLASGNSQLAGGNAGLAAGLTQLADGAGQLQAGLAQLHSGTGQLASGLSGGYSQSAPLSSGMDTITKAVIHSRATIPSTAALTQLKRQSPRLFDSGYFVLAALQGAPAASRQAAGFTVNVEQGGAAGRITVTPKYGVNDPRTQALGDRLSASAATFARATGTEAAVGGNAASLIQYHDVAASKVPAVIIGISLFTYLLLLTITRSMILPLVAVAINLATAGATFGVLTLLFNGDNPPLGGPGLTDPVTIISIVTVVLGISQVYEVFVLSRARERYDAGHPADASLYGLNHTWAIVTALTVPMLAAALLFTPSLLTIVRELSVGMLVAVLINAIVVRLFLMPATIAMLGRFNWWLPRRLSRFVPRVHFGDGRPAGPPATTIRHKPN